A window of Solanum stenotomum isolate F172 chromosome 3, ASM1918654v1, whole genome shotgun sequence contains these coding sequences:
- the LOC125860930 gene encoding CBL-interacting serine/threonine-protein kinase 7-like → MEAKYTQPPSSATRIRRTTSTNGSGAGNGSIILGKYQLGRFLGRGSFAKVYHGLCLDDNTNIAIKVIDKKSIIGTDVSMEPRIIREISAMSRLNHPNIIKLNEVMATKSKIYLVMEIASGGDLHAKLIRHGRFSDSTARFYFHQLVSALHYCHQNGVTHRDIKPQNILLDQNNNLKISDFGLSALPEQLKNGLLHTACGTPGYTAPEVAYRKGYNGEKADSWSCGVILFAFLSGYHPFDSANLSNMCRAIHRRDLRFPNWVSKSARSVINKLLDPNPSTRLSIEQLMKLSWFKKSNQQQKSSDCVFEKNRTNLGGINAFDIISMSSGLNLSRLFESDLSKREMKFTTNARIEEIEEKVMKIGEEGGYRVERGKGRGIELVKGRVVLMVEILEVAMELLLVEVKVVNNGGLEFDDSQWEELKFGMNDICSFMVQ, encoded by the coding sequence CAGACGAACCACCAGCACCAACGGAAGTGGAGCCGGAAACGGATCCATCATTCTCGGCAAGTACCAACTTGGCCGTTTTTTAGGCCGTGGTAGCTTTGCTAAAGTCTACCACGGCCTTTGTTTAGATGATAACACAAATATCGCCATCAAAGTTATCGATAAAAAATCGATCATTGGCACCGATGTCTCAATGGAGCCCCGAATCATACGTGAAATCTCCGCCATGTCCCGTCTTAATCATCCCAACATAATAAAACTCAATGAAGTAATGGCTACAAAATCCAAAATCTACCTTGTCATGGAGATCGCCTCTGGAGGCGATCTCCATGCCAAGCTTATCCGTCATGGACGGTTCTCTGATTCCACGGCTCGTTTCTACTTCCACCAATTAGTCTCCGCTCTCCATTACTGCCATCAAAATGGCGTTACTCATCGCGATATCAAACCTCAAAACATTCTTCTTGATCAAAATAACAACCTCAAAATCTCCGATTTCGGGCTCTCCGCCTTGCCTGAACAGCTGAAAAACGGTCTCCTTCATACAGCTTGCGGTACACCAGGTTATACAGCTCCAGAGGTAGCATACAGAAAGGGATACAATGGCGAAAAGGCGGATTCATGGTCTTGTGGGGTAATTCTATTTGCATTTCTATCTGGATATCATCCATTTGATTCTGCCAATTTATCAAACATGTGCCGTGCAATACATCGTCGTGATTTGCGATTCCCTAATTGGGTTTCAAAATCAGCTCGGAGTGTAATTAACAAGTTACTCGATCCAAATCCGAGTACTAGATTAAGTATTGAGCAACTAATGAAGCTTTCATGGTTTAAGAAATCGaatcaacaacaaaaatcaaGCGATTGTGTTTTCGAAAAGAATCGTACAAATTTGGGCGGGATAAATGCATTTGACATAATATCAATGTCATCAGGGTTGAATTTATCGAGGTTATTCGAGAGTGATTTGAGCAAGAGAGAGATGAAGTTTACGACGAATGCTCGAATCGAGGAGATTGAAGAGAAGGTGAtgaaaattggagaagaaggAGGGTATAGAGTTGAAAGAGGGAAGGGAAGGGGAATTGAGTTGGTTAAAGGGAGAGTTGTTTTAATGGTGGAAATTTTGGAGGTGGCAATGGAATTGTTGTTGGTTGAAGTTAAGGTTGTTAATAATGGAGGATTGGAATTTGATGATTCTCAATGGGAGGAATTGAAATTTGGGATGAATGATATTTGTAGTTTCATGGTACAATGA